The Micromonospora sp. M71_S20 genome has a window encoding:
- a CDS encoding deoxyribonuclease IV, with translation MRIGAHVDSTDPVAEATARGAEAVQFFLSDPQGWKAPKPREDADRLRAAGVDLYVHAPYVINVATLNNRIRIPSRKLLLGHAQAAAAVGAKGLIVHGGHVNAGDDLAVGFDNWRKTFAYAADSGGFDVPVLIENTAGGDNACARRLDALARLWDAVGDHEVGFCLDTCHAHAGGEELLGLVDRVKAITGRIDLVHANNSKGAFNSGQDRHDNLGGGTIDPELVVAVIRAAGAPVIVETPGGVDGQGADIAFLRDRLGTGSPAA, from the coding sequence ATGCGTATCGGAGCCCACGTCGATTCGACCGACCCGGTGGCGGAGGCGACCGCCCGAGGGGCCGAGGCCGTGCAGTTCTTCCTCTCCGACCCACAGGGGTGGAAGGCACCGAAGCCGCGGGAGGACGCGGACCGGCTGCGGGCCGCGGGCGTCGACCTCTACGTGCACGCGCCGTACGTCATCAACGTCGCGACCCTGAACAACCGGATCCGGATCCCCAGCCGCAAGCTGCTGCTCGGGCACGCCCAGGCGGCCGCCGCCGTCGGCGCCAAGGGGCTGATCGTGCACGGCGGGCACGTCAACGCCGGCGACGACCTGGCCGTCGGCTTCGACAACTGGCGCAAGACCTTCGCGTACGCGGCGGACTCCGGCGGCTTCGACGTGCCGGTCCTGATCGAGAACACCGCCGGCGGCGACAACGCGTGCGCCCGGCGGCTCGACGCGCTCGCCCGGCTCTGGGACGCCGTGGGCGACCACGAGGTGGGCTTCTGTCTGGACACGTGCCACGCCCACGCCGGCGGCGAGGAGCTGCTCGGGCTCGTCGACCGGGTAAAGGCGATCACCGGGCGGATCGACCTGGTGCACGCCAACAACTCCAAGGGCGCGTTCAACTCCGGTCAGGACCGGCACGACAACCTCGGCGGCGGCACGATCGACCCGGAGCTGGTGGTGGCGGTGATCCGCGCGGCCGGCGCACCGGTCATCGTCGAGACCCCGGGCGGGGTCGACGGTCAGGGCGCCGACATCGCCTTCCTTCGCGACCGGCTGGGCACGGGGAGCCCGGCGGCATGA
- the rpsF gene encoding 30S ribosomal protein S6 — MRHYEVMVILDPSLEERTVAPSLDTYLNVIRTAGGSVEKTDVWGRRRLAYEINKKAEGIYAVIDLQATPAAVAELDRQLRLNESVLRTKVIRPEMR; from the coding sequence TTGCGTCATTACGAAGTCATGGTGATCCTCGACCCCAGCCTCGAGGAGCGCACCGTCGCCCCGTCGCTCGACACGTACCTGAACGTGATCCGCACCGCGGGTGGCTCGGTCGAGAAGACCGACGTGTGGGGCCGCCGGCGCCTCGCGTACGAGATCAACAAGAAGGCCGAAGGCATCTACGCCGTCATCGACCTGCAGGCGACGCCCGCAGCGGTGGCCGAGCTGGACCGCCAGCTGCGGCTCAACGAGTCCGTGCTGCGCACCAAGGTCATCCGGCCGGAGATGCGCTAA
- a CDS encoding single-stranded DNA-binding protein, with product MREEMVMAGDTTITVIGNLTDDPELRFTPSGAAVAKFRVASTPRFMDKASGEWKDGEPLFLACTVWRQAAEHVAESLQRGARVIVSGRLRQRSYETREGEKRTVIELEVDEIGPSLRYATAKVQKMSRSGGGGGGFGGGGGGGGQGGGGGNFDDPWASAAPAPSRGGSGGGNFDEEPPF from the coding sequence GTGCGCGAGGAGATGGTCATGGCAGGAGACACCACCATCACGGTCATCGGCAACCTGACCGATGACCCCGAGTTGCGGTTCACCCCCTCCGGTGCGGCGGTCGCCAAGTTCCGGGTCGCTTCGACGCCCCGGTTCATGGACAAGGCCTCCGGCGAGTGGAAGGACGGCGAGCCGCTCTTCCTGGCGTGCACCGTGTGGCGGCAGGCGGCGGAGCACGTCGCCGAGTCGCTCCAGCGGGGCGCCCGCGTGATCGTCTCGGGCCGGCTGCGTCAGCGGTCGTACGAGACGCGCGAGGGCGAGAAGCGCACCGTCATCGAGCTCGAGGTCGACGAGATCGGCCCGTCGCTGCGCTACGCCACGGCGAAGGTGCAGAAGATGTCCCGCTCCGGCGGCGGTGGCGGCGGCTTCGGCGGCGGTGGTGGTGGAGGTGGCCAGGGCGGCGGCGGAGGCAACTTCGACGACCCCTGGGCCTCGGCTGCACCGGCACCCTCGCGCGGTGGTTCGGGTGGCGGCAACTTCGACGAGGAGCCCCCGTTCTAA
- the rpsR gene encoding 30S ribosomal protein S18 — protein MAKAAALRKPKKKVNPLDKDGITYIDYKDTALLRKFISDRGKIRARRVTGVTSQQQRQIARAVKNAREMALLPYTATAR, from the coding sequence ATGGCCAAGGCCGCTGCACTTCGAAAGCCGAAGAAGAAGGTGAACCCGCTCGACAAGGACGGGATCACCTACATCGATTACAAGGACACCGCGCTGCTGCGCAAGTTCATCTCCGACCGCGGCAAGATCCGCGCTCGGCGGGTGACCGGCGTGACCTCGCAGCAGCAGCGGCAGATCGCCCGTGCGGTCAAGAACGCCCGTGAGATGGCGCTCCTGCCGTACACGGCCACGGCCCGCTGA
- the rplI gene encoding 50S ribosomal protein L9 gives MKIILTQEVSGLGAPGDIVEVKNGYGRNYLLPQGFAIAWTKGAEKQVTVIKRARSAREIRDLGHANEVKGQLEGLKVSLKARAGDGGRLFGSVTPAEIVDAVKAAGGPVLDRRRLELSGPIKSTGSYPVQIKLHPEVTAKFDLNVVQG, from the coding sequence ATGAAGATCATCCTGACTCAGGAGGTGTCCGGCCTCGGTGCCCCGGGCGACATCGTCGAGGTCAAGAACGGCTACGGCCGTAACTACCTGCTGCCGCAGGGCTTCGCGATCGCCTGGACCAAGGGTGCGGAGAAGCAGGTCACGGTCATCAAGCGGGCCCGTTCGGCCCGGGAGATCCGCGACCTCGGCCACGCCAACGAGGTCAAGGGCCAGCTCGAGGGCCTCAAGGTCAGCCTGAAGGCCCGCGCCGGCGACGGCGGTCGGCTCTTCGGCTCGGTCACCCCGGCCGAGATCGTCGACGCCGTCAAGGCCGCCGGTGGTCCGGTCCTCGACCGGCGTCGGCTGGAGTTGTCCGGTCCCATCAAGTCGACCGGCTCCTACCCGGTGCAGATCAAGCTGCACCCCGAGGTGACCGCCAAGTTCGACCTCAACGTCGTCCAGGGCTGA
- the dnaB gene encoding replicative DNA helicase yields MRADSRSGGGQASAPPQRDGQFDKTPPQDVAAEQCVLGGMLLSKDAIADVVEILKTNDFYRPVHATIFDTILEIYGRGEPADSITVAAALADSGDLVRIGGAPYLHTLIASVPTAANAAYYARIVSERAVLRRLVEAGTKIVQLGYGTGQGGSRDVDDIVDLAQQAVYDVTERRVSEDFAVLADMLQPTLDEIEAVGAQGGVMTGVPTGFTDLDRLLNGLHAGQLVIVAGRPGLGKSTASMDFARNAAIRANQASAIFSLEMSKVEIVMRLLSAEARVPLHVLRSGQLSDDDWTKLARCMGEISEAPLFVDDTPSMNLMEIRAKARRLKQRHDLKLIVVDYLQLMTSPKRTESRQQEVADLSRGLKLLAKEVECPVIAVSQLNRGPEQRTDKRPQLSDLRESGSIEQDADVVILLHRDDYYDKESPRAGEADFIVAKHRNGPTDTVTVAAQLHLSRFVDMAIV; encoded by the coding sequence ATGCGGGCGGACTCGCGATCGGGCGGGGGGCAGGCGTCCGCGCCGCCGCAGCGCGACGGCCAGTTCGACAAGACCCCGCCGCAGGACGTCGCCGCCGAGCAGTGCGTCCTCGGCGGCATGCTGCTGTCCAAGGACGCCATCGCCGACGTCGTCGAGATCCTCAAGACCAACGACTTCTACCGGCCGGTGCACGCCACCATCTTCGACACCATCCTGGAGATCTACGGCCGGGGCGAGCCGGCCGACTCCATCACCGTGGCGGCGGCCCTGGCGGACTCCGGCGACCTCGTCCGCATCGGCGGCGCCCCCTACCTGCACACGCTGATCGCCAGCGTGCCGACCGCCGCGAACGCGGCGTACTACGCCCGCATCGTCAGCGAGCGGGCCGTCCTGCGGCGCCTGGTCGAGGCCGGCACCAAGATCGTGCAGCTGGGCTACGGCACGGGCCAGGGCGGCAGCCGCGACGTCGACGACATCGTCGACCTCGCGCAGCAGGCGGTCTACGACGTCACGGAGCGCCGCGTCAGCGAGGACTTCGCCGTGCTCGCCGACATGCTTCAGCCCACGCTGGACGAGATCGAGGCGGTGGGCGCCCAGGGCGGCGTGATGACCGGCGTGCCCACCGGCTTCACCGACCTCGACCGCCTGCTCAACGGCCTGCACGCGGGGCAGCTCGTGATCGTTGCCGGACGCCCTGGGTTGGGAAAATCGACCGCAAGCATGGATTTCGCCCGAAACGCCGCGATTCGGGCAAACCAGGCCTCGGCCATCTTCTCGCTGGAAATGAGCAAGGTCGAGATCGTCATGCGGTTGCTCTCGGCCGAGGCGCGGGTGCCGCTGCACGTCCTGCGCAGCGGCCAGCTCTCCGACGACGACTGGACCAAGCTCGCCCGCTGCATGGGCGAGATCAGCGAGGCGCCGCTCTTTGTCGACGACACGCCGAGCATGAACCTGATGGAGATCCGGGCCAAGGCGCGCCGACTCAAGCAGCGGCACGACCTCAAGCTGATCGTGGTCGACTACCTCCAGCTGATGACCTCCCCGAAGCGCACCGAGAGCCGGCAGCAGGAGGTCGCGGACCTCTCCCGTGGCCTGAAGCTGCTCGCCAAGGAGGTCGAGTGCCCGGTGATCGCGGTGAGCCAGCTGAACCGTGGCCCGGAGCAGCGCACCGACAAGCGACCGCAGTTGTCCGACCTGCGTGAATCTGGCTCGATCGAGCAGGATGCCGACGTCGTCATCCTGCTGCACCGCGACGACTACTACGACAAGGAGTCGCCGCGCGCCGGGGAAGCGGATTTCATTGTTGCCAAGCACAGAAATGGTCCGACCGACACCGTGACGGTGGCCGCTCAGCTCCACCTGTCGCGCTTCGTCGACATGGCCATCGTCTGA
- a CDS encoding maleylpyruvate isomerase N-terminal domain-containing protein, with translation MTPHTLHHPLAQAYDGITRVVADLDDAGLQRPTRCRGWLVADLLFHVLCDAQRALVALASPAEGPPDVDDVSYWRTFPSEGDGNGARHAWWARRSAAAFDRPGGIVRLWTDTAPAAVRAAGAADPDGCVTTQGHVLRVPDLIATLTTEAVVHHLDLVLDLPDAPLPGTLATGVAVATMDGLLSDDAVRPAAWSDAEYLLKATGRMPLTDRDQLELGEVAGWFPLLG, from the coding sequence ATGACGCCGCACACGCTGCACCACCCGCTGGCGCAGGCGTACGACGGGATCACCCGGGTCGTCGCCGACCTCGACGACGCCGGCCTGCAACGGCCCACCCGGTGCCGGGGCTGGCTCGTCGCGGACCTGCTCTTCCACGTGCTCTGCGACGCCCAGCGGGCGCTGGTCGCGCTGGCCAGCCCCGCCGAGGGCCCGCCCGACGTGGACGACGTGAGCTACTGGCGCACGTTCCCGTCCGAGGGGGACGGGAACGGCGCACGGCACGCCTGGTGGGCCCGCCGCTCGGCAGCCGCCTTCGACCGTCCCGGCGGGATAGTCCGGCTCTGGACCGACACCGCACCCGCCGCCGTACGCGCCGCGGGCGCGGCCGATCCCGACGGCTGCGTCACGACCCAGGGGCACGTGCTGCGGGTGCCGGACCTGATCGCCACCCTGACCACCGAGGCCGTCGTGCACCACCTGGACCTGGTGCTCGACCTGCCCGACGCGCCCCTGCCCGGAACGCTCGCGACGGGCGTCGCGGTGGCCACCATGGACGGCCTGCTCAGCGACGACGCCGTCCGACCGGCCGCGTGGAGCGACGCGGAGTACCTGCTCAAGGCAACCGGACGAATGCCGCTCACCGACCGCGACCAGCTCGAACTCGGCGAGGTCGCCGGCTGGTTCCCCCTCCTGGGCTGA
- a CDS encoding zf-TFIIB domain-containing protein has translation MSMTCPKCHGEMRQYERSGVVIDQCGECRGIFLDRGELEKLFEAEANWNRQQGGAAPQPAQQQGGYPGQPSHQQGGYPPPPPPPPAPHQPGYGAVPPPPPPVHGYPPAPAYGHGQQHHGYHGHYKRKKHKSFLDDMFG, from the coding sequence ATGAGCATGACCTGTCCCAAGTGTCACGGAGAAATGCGCCAGTACGAGCGCAGCGGCGTCGTCATCGACCAGTGTGGCGAGTGCCGGGGTATCTTCCTCGACCGCGGCGAGCTGGAGAAGCTGTTCGAGGCGGAGGCCAACTGGAACCGCCAGCAGGGCGGGGCGGCGCCACAGCCCGCCCAGCAGCAGGGCGGCTACCCCGGCCAGCCGAGCCACCAGCAGGGCGGTTACCCGCCTCCGCCGCCCCCGCCGCCCGCCCCGCACCAGCCGGGCTACGGCGCCGTCCCGCCGCCGCCCCCGCCGGTGCACGGCTACCCGCCGGCCCCCGCCTACGGCCATGGTCAGCAGCACCACGGCTACCACGGGCACTACAAGCGCAAGAAGCACAAGAGCTTCCTGGACGACATGTTCGGCTGA
- a CDS encoding phosphoribosyltransferase produces the protein MTTYRDREEAGRTLAERLTALIGAPDVIVLGLVRGGVPVARVVAERLGAPLDVLVVRKLGMPWAPEVAFGALGPGGVRVLNDVVASRLTEGDVAEVVRREEAELDRRERLYRAGRPPLDLTGRTAVIVDDGLATGATARAAVQVARHLGARRVVVAVPVGSQEAYEMLAAEADQVVCAQHPPEFMAVSAYYEDFHEVADSEVTEALTATA, from the coding sequence ATGACCACCTACCGCGACCGCGAAGAGGCGGGCCGGACGCTCGCCGAACGGCTCACCGCACTCATCGGTGCACCGGACGTCATCGTCCTCGGACTGGTACGCGGCGGCGTGCCCGTGGCCCGGGTGGTCGCCGAGCGTCTCGGCGCACCCCTGGACGTGCTGGTCGTCCGGAAACTCGGCATGCCGTGGGCACCCGAGGTGGCCTTCGGCGCACTCGGCCCCGGCGGCGTACGGGTCCTCAACGACGTCGTGGCCAGCCGGCTCACGGAGGGCGACGTCGCCGAGGTCGTCCGCCGCGAGGAGGCCGAACTGGACCGGCGGGAACGGCTCTACCGCGCCGGTCGACCGCCGCTCGACCTGACCGGGCGCACCGCCGTGATCGTCGACGACGGCCTGGCCACCGGCGCCACCGCCCGCGCCGCCGTCCAGGTCGCCCGCCACCTCGGCGCCCGCCGGGTCGTGGTCGCCGTCCCGGTCGGCTCGCAGGAGGCGTACGAGATGCTTGCCGCCGAGGCCGACCAGGTCGTCTGCGCCCAGCACCCGCCGGAGTTCATGGCGGTGAGCGCCTACTACGAGGACTTCCACGAGGTCGCCGACTCCGAAGTCACGGAAGCGCTGACAGCGACTGCGTGA
- a CDS encoding putative bifunctional diguanylate cyclase/phosphodiesterase has product MGKTEAERRLTLHVGLVCVVAAIAAALCLRELTKLDWSRNHLTLSLTLICLALLAMTIKWRIRIRATVHAISWSETAIILSLAVAPTPLVILTTGIGVAIAQYLAKLPPLKAAFGVAKTMLLAVGGGAALHAAGGAPPITDLWPALGPIGVAYAVTVVLDEVLTLPVIALATGTRLRQLFREDLGLRLTSALARFVLIVTTLFILHGDPRLLLAVPPLVLSLHLLYSNRVKARTEQQAWQRLARTTDALNVVDLDKVLTTAVTQAAELFSADEVEIELRDGGRTVRGGAPGTTYDGPAGEPTSVDGTVVPAALEGHDRTVDVGVLRLRFRGPVQLSEREQYTLRTFASALCTAVRNAQAYAELARVADEHAYAATHDALTGLANRRHLLDQGTEHLNTRHADGVTALVLIDLNHFKEVNDTLGHAAGDHVLVQVAERLRDAAQEGDLVARLGGDEFAVLLRGLPAPAVAAHRAETLLATLHEPFDLDGMRISVEASGGIAAAPATGGMPELLRRADVAMYQAKRAGQRTSTYAPTRDTADLGRLTLGGELPRAVADHEFTVNFQPIVDLGTGRVTGAEALARWHHPTHGMIDPLRFLEAVERSGLLPAFAEAILDQALIAAVSWRDAGFDVPVAVNVSPRSLLDARFPGSVLARLRAHDLPPDRLVLELTETLTLSQLDVVDRVLNRLRDEGVRLALDDFGTGYSSLSLLSRIPVHELKIDRSFVTAMQTSAEAAAVIRSTLDLGRSLGLDVVAEGVESEPQRRALWELGCTAGQGHLFARPMPAGTLLAAFRRGSGGSPGTLAPPLHDAGAVIRLAPGRRPGGRGRTDRHLPA; this is encoded by the coding sequence GTGGGCAAGACAGAGGCCGAGCGGCGGCTGACGCTGCACGTCGGCCTCGTCTGCGTTGTGGCCGCCATCGCGGCCGCCCTGTGTCTGCGCGAGCTGACGAAACTGGACTGGTCCCGTAACCACCTGACGCTCTCGCTCACTCTGATCTGTCTGGCCCTCCTCGCCATGACGATCAAGTGGCGGATCCGGATCCGCGCGACGGTCCACGCGATCTCCTGGAGCGAGACAGCGATCATCCTGAGCCTGGCGGTCGCGCCGACTCCGCTGGTGATCCTGACCACCGGGATCGGGGTGGCGATAGCCCAGTACCTCGCCAAGCTCCCGCCGCTGAAGGCCGCCTTCGGGGTGGCCAAGACCATGCTGCTGGCGGTGGGCGGCGGGGCCGCCCTCCACGCGGCCGGAGGGGCACCACCGATCACCGACCTGTGGCCGGCCCTCGGCCCGATCGGGGTCGCCTACGCCGTCACGGTGGTCCTCGACGAAGTGCTGACCCTCCCGGTCATCGCACTCGCCACCGGCACCCGGCTCAGGCAGCTCTTCCGCGAGGATCTCGGGCTGCGCCTGACGAGCGCGCTGGCGCGCTTCGTCCTCATCGTCACCACGCTGTTCATCCTCCATGGGGATCCCCGGCTCCTGCTGGCGGTGCCGCCCCTCGTACTCAGCCTCCACCTGCTCTACTCCAACCGGGTCAAGGCCCGCACCGAGCAGCAGGCGTGGCAGCGGCTGGCCCGCACCACCGACGCGCTCAACGTGGTCGACCTGGACAAGGTCCTCACCACCGCCGTCACCCAGGCCGCCGAGCTGTTCTCCGCCGACGAGGTGGAGATCGAGCTGCGCGACGGCGGCCGGACCGTCCGCGGCGGCGCGCCCGGCACCACGTACGACGGGCCGGCCGGCGAGCCGACCTCCGTGGACGGCACCGTGGTCCCCGCCGCCCTGGAGGGGCACGACCGCACGGTCGACGTGGGCGTACTGCGACTGCGGTTCCGGGGGCCCGTGCAGCTCTCCGAGCGGGAGCAGTACACGCTGCGCACCTTCGCCTCGGCGCTGTGCACGGCGGTACGCAACGCGCAGGCGTACGCCGAACTGGCCCGGGTCGCCGACGAGCACGCGTACGCCGCCACCCACGACGCGCTGACCGGGCTGGCCAACCGCCGGCACCTGCTCGACCAGGGCACCGAACATCTCAACACCCGGCACGCCGACGGGGTGACCGCGCTGGTGCTGATCGACCTCAACCACTTCAAGGAGGTCAACGACACCCTCGGGCACGCCGCCGGGGACCACGTCCTGGTGCAGGTCGCCGAGCGGCTGCGCGACGCCGCCCAGGAGGGGGACCTGGTGGCCCGGCTCGGCGGCGACGAGTTCGCCGTACTCCTGCGGGGTCTGCCGGCCCCGGCGGTGGCCGCCCACCGCGCGGAGACCCTGCTCGCCACGCTGCACGAGCCGTTCGACCTCGACGGCATGCGGATCAGCGTCGAGGCCAGCGGCGGGATCGCCGCCGCACCCGCCACCGGCGGCATGCCGGAGCTGCTGCGCCGCGCGGACGTGGCGATGTACCAGGCCAAACGGGCCGGACAGCGGACCTCGACGTACGCCCCGACCCGCGACACCGCCGACCTCGGCCGGCTCACCCTCGGCGGCGAACTGCCGCGCGCCGTCGCCGACCACGAGTTCACCGTCAACTTCCAGCCCATCGTCGACCTGGGCACCGGCCGGGTCACCGGCGCCGAGGCCCTCGCCCGCTGGCACCACCCCACCCACGGGATGATCGACCCGCTGCGCTTCCTGGAGGCGGTGGAACGCTCCGGCCTGCTCCCCGCCTTCGCCGAGGCGATCCTCGACCAGGCACTGATCGCGGCGGTCAGCTGGCGCGACGCCGGCTTCGACGTGCCGGTGGCGGTCAACGTGTCGCCGCGCAGCCTCCTCGACGCCCGCTTCCCGGGCTCCGTGCTGGCCCGGCTGCGGGCCCACGACCTGCCCCCCGACCGGCTGGTGCTGGAGCTGACCGAGACGCTCACCCTCAGCCAGCTCGACGTGGTCGACCGGGTGCTCAACCGGCTGCGCGACGAGGGGGTCCGGCTGGCGCTCGACGACTTCGGCACCGGCTACTCCTCCCTGTCGCTGCTCTCCCGCATCCCCGTGCACGAGCTGAAGATCGACCGCAGCTTCGTGACCGCCATGCAGACCTCCGCCGAGGCCGCCGCCGTCATCCGCTCCACCCTCGACCTGGGCCGCAGCCTCGGGCTCGACGTGGTGGCCGAGGGCGTGGAGAGCGAGCCACAGCGCCGGGCCCTCTGGGAGCTGGGCTGCACCGCCGGCCAGGGGCACCTCTTCGCCCGGCCGATGCCAGCCGGCACGCTCCTCGCGGCGTTCCGGCGCGGCTCCGGCGGCAGCCCCGGCACCCTCGCGCCTCCGCTGCACGACGCCGGAGCCGTGATCCGGCTCGCCCCGGGCCGCCGGCCGGGCGGGCGCGGCCGCACCGACCGCCACCTGCCCGCCTGA
- the moaC gene encoding cyclic pyranopterin monophosphate synthase MoaC: MTDPAQLTHVDPAGAARMVDVSAKAVTGRLAVAAGRLRTTTEVVELLRRDGLPKGDALAVGRLAGIMGAKRTPDLIPLCHPIALHGVTVDLTLTDDTVEITATARTAGRTGVEMEALTAVAVAGLALVDMVKAVDPAASVEAVRVLRKEGGKTGLWVRPEQRP; encoded by the coding sequence GTGACCGATCCCGCGCAGCTCACCCACGTCGACCCGGCGGGCGCGGCCCGCATGGTCGATGTCTCCGCGAAGGCGGTCACCGGCCGCCTGGCCGTCGCCGCCGGCCGGCTCCGCACCACGACGGAGGTCGTCGAGCTGCTGCGCCGCGACGGGTTGCCCAAGGGCGACGCGCTGGCGGTCGGCCGCCTCGCCGGCATCATGGGCGCGAAGCGCACCCCCGACCTGATCCCGCTCTGCCATCCCATCGCCCTGCACGGCGTCACGGTCGACCTGACGCTCACCGACGACACCGTCGAGATCACCGCCACCGCGCGCACGGCGGGCCGCACCGGCGTGGAGATGGAGGCGCTGACCGCGGTGGCCGTCGCCGGGCTGGCGCTGGTCGACATGGTCAAGGCGGTCGACCCGGCGGCCAGCGTGGAGGCGGTCCGGGTGCTGCGCAAGGAGGGCGGCAAGACCGGCCTGTGGGTCCGCCCGGAGCAGCGGCCGTGA
- a CDS encoding molybdenum cofactor biosynthesis protein B, whose amino-acid sequence MIRARVVVASNRAAAGVYADTSGPLLVAGLRDLGCEVDGPVVVPDGEPVGEALRAALADGIDVVLTSGGTGINPSDRTPEVTRALLDHEIPGIAEAIRAHSRDKVPAAALSRGLAGVVGRMLVVNLPGSTGGARDGLAVLGPILRHAVDQLRGGDH is encoded by the coding sequence GTGATCAGGGCGCGGGTGGTCGTGGCGTCCAACCGGGCCGCGGCCGGGGTGTACGCGGACACCAGCGGTCCCCTGCTCGTGGCCGGCCTGCGCGACCTCGGCTGCGAGGTGGACGGGCCGGTGGTGGTGCCCGACGGCGAGCCCGTGGGCGAGGCGCTGCGCGCCGCCCTGGCCGACGGGATCGACGTGGTGCTGACCAGCGGCGGTACGGGGATCAACCCCTCCGACCGCACCCCCGAGGTGACCCGGGCGCTGCTCGATCACGAGATCCCCGGCATCGCCGAGGCGATCCGGGCGCACAGCCGCGACAAGGTCCCCGCCGCCGCGCTCTCCCGGGGGCTCGCCGGCGTCGTCGGCCGGATGCTGGTGGTCAACCTGCCCGGATCGACCGGCGGCGCCAGGGACGGCCTCGCCGTGCTCGGGCCGATCCTCCGCCACGCCGTCGACCAGCTCCGCGGCGGCGACCACTGA
- a CDS encoding molybdopterin molybdotransferase MoeA, protein MSTETAPAAEPATAPPPAGWEEARSRAYAVGLAAALPAVSRPLAEIDGHTLAEPLTTRTDLPAFPTSSVDGWAVRGAGPWRPVGRVLAGGTPAPLTDDGTTVEIATGAMVPEGTTAVLRVEESRRTPEGLVDGTPRPAPEWREPGEEAYAGEELVPAGTPVDPALIGLAASCGHDSLLVRRQPRAALLVFGDELLTAGPPGAGRVRDALGPAVPAWLRRYGCLVRPSDVVGPVADTLPAHVAALRAALATADLVCTTGGTMHGPVDHLHPTLEALGADYVVNTVAVRPGFPMLLARLVDADGRVRFVAGLPGNPQSAIVALVSLVAPLLAGLAGRPMPVLPHVTLAEPVRGRGGYTHLALVRLDRTAGTAHPVRHVGSAMLRGLAGADGFAVIRPGTSGEPGDRVPVVPLPLLPGERAW, encoded by the coding sequence GTGAGCACGGAAACCGCCCCGGCCGCCGAGCCGGCCACCGCGCCCCCGCCCGCCGGCTGGGAGGAGGCCCGCTCCCGGGCCTACGCGGTCGGCCTGGCCGCCGCGCTCCCCGCCGTCAGCCGGCCGCTCGCCGAGATCGACGGGCACACCCTCGCCGAGCCGCTGACCACCCGTACGGACCTGCCCGCCTTCCCCACCTCCAGCGTCGACGGCTGGGCCGTGCGCGGCGCCGGGCCGTGGCGGCCGGTCGGGCGGGTGCTGGCGGGCGGCACCCCGGCCCCGCTGACCGACGACGGGACGACCGTCGAGATCGCCACCGGCGCGATGGTGCCGGAGGGCACCACGGCCGTGCTGCGGGTGGAGGAGTCCCGTCGTACGCCGGAGGGGCTCGTCGACGGCACGCCACGGCCGGCGCCGGAGTGGCGCGAGCCGGGCGAGGAGGCGTACGCCGGGGAGGAACTGGTCCCCGCCGGCACGCCGGTGGACCCGGCGCTGATCGGCCTGGCCGCCTCCTGCGGGCACGACAGCCTGCTGGTGCGGCGGCAGCCCCGCGCCGCGCTGCTGGTCTTCGGCGACGAGCTGCTGACCGCCGGCCCGCCCGGCGCCGGCCGGGTGCGGGACGCGCTCGGGCCGGCGGTGCCGGCCTGGCTGCGCCGGTACGGCTGCCTGGTCCGCCCGTCGGACGTGGTCGGACCGGTGGCGGACACGCTCCCGGCGCACGTGGCGGCGCTGCGCGCCGCGCTGGCCACCGCCGACCTCGTGTGCACCACCGGCGGCACGATGCACGGGCCGGTCGACCACCTGCATCCCACGCTGGAGGCGCTCGGCGCCGACTACGTGGTCAACACGGTGGCCGTGCGGCCCGGGTTCCCGATGCTGCTGGCGCGGCTGGTCGACGCCGACGGCCGGGTCCGGTTCGTCGCCGGGCTGCCCGGCAACCCGCAGTCCGCCATCGTCGCCCTGGTCTCGCTGGTCGCCCCGCTGCTGGCCGGCCTGGCGGGCCGCCCGATGCCGGTGCTGCCGCACGTCACGCTCGCCGAGCCGGTGCGCGGCCGGGGCGGGTACACCCACCTGGCGCTGGTCCGGTTGGACCGGACCGCCGGCACCGCGCACCCGGTGCGGCACGTCGGCTCGGCGATGCTGCGCGGCCTGGCCGGCGCCGACGGGTTCGCCGTCATCCGCCCCGGCACCTCCGGCGAGCCGGGGGACCGGGTGCCGGTCGTACCGCTGCCGCTGCTGCCCGGGGAGCGTGCGTGGTGA